The following are from one region of the Deltaproteobacteria bacterium HGW-Deltaproteobacteria-6 genome:
- a CDS encoding WYL domain-containing protein, with the protein MSSKIIYERFLWFHNEIKQNRHPNAQTLATQFEITGKTAQRNIEFMRDRLNAPLRYVPHLRGYEYHDNTWEIPGFWLHEDEIISLVLSYRLASAVPDSSVKTALRTFLNQIIANHASANFSIDELSDKISVKNIAYAQTSENIFHGFLEALLRSRPMRIEYYSPHNGQTTTRDILPFHLLNYMGTWHIIAYCNVKKELRDFVLSRIKTISVCETPVDVHVPATRVKEYIRQTFGIFQGKETMEVCLRFAKDIASWIAEQSWHPAQKAWMEKDGRLSLTIPVADFREIKREILRYGSQVEVVTPAALRKEVKKEIEKMKKVYS; encoded by the coding sequence ATGTCATCTAAAATAATCTATGAACGATTTCTATGGTTTCACAACGAAATTAAACAAAACAGGCATCCTAATGCACAAACATTGGCCACCCAATTTGAAATCACAGGAAAGACGGCGCAGCGCAACATTGAATTTATGCGTGACCGACTTAACGCTCCTTTACGTTATGTTCCCCATCTTCGCGGTTACGAATATCATGACAATACTTGGGAAATCCCAGGTTTTTGGCTTCATGAAGATGAAATAATTTCACTAGTACTTTCTTACCGATTGGCCTCAGCTGTTCCGGACAGCAGCGTTAAAACAGCCCTGCGAACATTTCTCAACCAGATCATTGCCAATCACGCTTCCGCCAATTTCAGTATTGATGAACTAAGCGATAAGATATCCGTCAAGAATATCGCTTATGCCCAGACCAGCGAAAACATCTTTCACGGGTTTTTAGAGGCATTGCTCCGGTCCCGTCCCATGCGGATAGAATACTACTCACCGCACAATGGTCAAACCACCACCCGTGACATTTTGCCGTTTCACCTGCTCAACTATATGGGCACCTGGCACATCATTGCGTATTGCAATGTCAAAAAGGAGCTGCGTGATTTTGTCTTATCGCGAATCAAAACCATTTCGGTATGTGAAACCCCGGTTGACGTCCATGTACCTGCTACCCGTGTGAAGGAATATATCCGGCAGACCTTCGGCATTTTCCAGGGGAAAGAAACCATGGAAGTCTGCTTGCGGTTTGCAAAGGACATTGCCTCATGGATTGCCGAACAGAGCTGGCATCCCGCGCAGAAAGCATGGATGGAAAAAGACGGCAGACTATCCCTCACCATCCCCGTGGCTGATTTCCGGGAAATCAAACGGGAAATATTGCGTTACGGTTCACAGGTCGAAGTCGTCACCCCCGCCGCGCTGCGGAAAGAAGTAAAAAAAGAAATCGAAAAAATGAAAAAGGTTTACTCATAG
- a CDS encoding CRISPR-associated protein Cas5 has product MNKYEIALEIAGATAMWTRPDTGDCPVSYPTPTYSAVKGIFESILWGPALQVTPLRVEICAPVQYHNYQTNYGGPLRKPGVIATGGGFQLLATVLIDVCYRLYAEVFPTLKTMKDRVPNKARQWDSKTTSPGHAYKDIFYRRLKRGQCFTIPFLGWKEFCPSYIGEFRETTRVQTDINIGIPSMLREVFSEGYASQCAFTYDQDVKIVAGVMEYARQGVQYAK; this is encoded by the coding sequence ATGAACAAATATGAGATAGCGCTCGAAATTGCAGGCGCTACGGCTATGTGGACAAGACCAGATACCGGTGATTGTCCGGTAAGTTATCCTACTCCCACATATTCTGCGGTAAAAGGGATATTTGAGTCAATACTATGGGGACCAGCCTTGCAAGTTACGCCATTACGGGTTGAGATTTGTGCGCCTGTCCAATATCACAACTATCAAACAAATTATGGTGGGCCTCTTCGAAAGCCCGGTGTTATAGCTACTGGCGGGGGATTCCAGTTACTGGCAACAGTACTCATCGATGTTTGTTATCGATTATACGCAGAGGTATTTCCCACCTTGAAGACGATGAAAGATCGTGTGCCAAATAAAGCACGACAGTGGGATAGTAAAACCACATCACCGGGGCATGCCTATAAGGACATCTTTTACCGACGTTTGAAGCGCGGCCAATGCTTCACCATCCCGTTTTTGGGCTGGAAAGAATTTTGCCCAAGCTATATCGGCGAATTCCGTGAAACCACCAGGGTACAGACAGATATCAACATAGGAATTCCTTCAATGTTGAGAGAAGTATTTTCTGAAGGTTACGCATCCCAATGTGCCTTTACCTATGATCAAGATGTAAAGATAGTTGCGGGTGTGATGGAATATGCCAGACAAGGAGTCCAATATGCTAAATGA